Within the Gammaproteobacteria bacterium genome, the region AGGCATGGCCGCAAAAATTCCCACCGAAATCGCCATCGCGATAACACCACCCAGCAAATCAGGTACGGCACGCAAAATCGCATAGAAGGGCAGGAAATACCATTCTGGAACGATGTGTACCGGCGTCTGCAGCGGATTGGCAGGAATGTAATTGTCCGGTTCAATAAACATGTTCGGGTTATAGAACACAAACCACGAGAAAATGATAAAGAACACGCCGTAGCCAAACAGATCTTTGATGGTGAAGTACGGATGCAAAGGAATGTTGTCCTTCGCAGGCAAATCCACCCCGGTAGGATTACTGCTGCGTACATGATGCAGCGCAACAACGTGAATCACAACAGCGCCGGTGATAACAAATGGCAACAGATAATGCATGGAGAAGAAACGCGTCAACGTTGCATCACCCACCACGAAATCACCACGCAACCAGGTAACCAATTCGTCGCCCATGAAAGGGACCGTGCCGAACAAACTGGTAATAACCTGCGCACCCCAATATGACATCTGGCCCCAAGGCAACAGATAGCCCATGAACGCCGTTGCCATCAACAGAATGAGCAGACCTTGGCCTGTCCACCACATCAGTTCACGCGGTCTGCGGTATGAGCCGTAGTAAAGAGTTCTGGCCATGTGCAGAAAAATGACGGCAAAGAATGCGCTCGCACCCGTTGAGTGCATAAAGCGAATCAACCAACCGTAATTAACATCGCGCATGATGTGTTCGACTGAATCGAACGCCAGCAACACATCGGCCTTATAATGCATGGCCAGGAATATTCCGGTCACCAACTGAATCATTAACACCAAACCGGCGATAGAACCAAAATTCCACCAGTAGTTTAGATTCTTTGGTGTTGGGTATTCCGTTAACGAGTGCTTAACAAAATGAGTAAGAGGAAAACGTTGATCTATCCAGCTAACAACTTTTTTCATATCGGCATCCCTTACGCGCTCGTCTTGCCAATGATGATTTTGTCTTCCGAAATAAATTCATATTTCGGAACGATCAAATTCTGTGGTGCAGGGCCTTTCAAAACTCGACCACTGTTGTCATAGACACTGCCATGACAAGGACACATCCAGCCATCCGGCTTCCGTGAAGGCACGCAACCCAGGTGGGTACACAAGCCAACTACAACCAGCCAGTCGGGGTTGATGACGCGATCTTTGTCTGCCTGAGGATCTTTTTCGCTACCAGATTGCTCCATCTCGGCAATCTGTTTTTCGGTACGGCGTAAAATAAATACTGGCTTTCCTTGCCACTCAACCGTTTTAACTTCGCCAGGGCGAATGCCTTTCAGACTGGCTTCAGTGGTTGCTTTGGACAACACATCCGAGCTCGGATTCATGCTGCTGATAAATGGCCAGCAGGCGGTAGCAACACCAACGCCAGTTACGACGGTAGCGGCAGTCGCTATAAAGTCCCGACGTTCGGGATTTTCTAATTCAATTTGATCTGACATTGCGTTTACTCCAAACAATCTACGCGCAATTAATCACCGCTTTTGAAATATGAGGTTTTGTTATTTCAAATTGGAGTAATAATCGACAATTACCTTAACGTCTTCATCAGGCACGCCGGCAATAATGGCCTGCATCATTGAATTTTGACGATGGCCACGTTTGAAATCCGAAATGGTATTAAGCAGATATTCGGATTTTTGGCCCCGTAGATTGGGGATACTTGGACTTAAGCTGATGCCATCCTCGCCATGGCAACCAAAGCACAACTCAGCCTTGGCAGCGGCTTCAGATTGCTCCGCAGCAACAGCGGGCAACGCAAAAGCAGTCATTGAAATCGTCATTCCCAGTAACGCAATTTTTTGTCGCAGCAACATTGTTTTCCCCAAACAAGCGTAGAGATATATTTTCTTTTTTATAGATAAAGTCACCCTGGCACCGACTGACTTTGCTTTGACCCATGTGCATTCTGGAGGGGTTGGTACACACAAATGCTATGCTGTCAGGCGGTGCCGGGTTCCTTCATTACAAACTCTTTACTTCCACAGTATTTTCAAAGAGCTGTTCGGTTTTGGTTAAGACGCGACGCGGCCTCTAACCAGAGAAGACATTTTTGGCAGGTAATGCCAGGCTGTCAGCGTTGCCAACAGTCCAACAACACAGAACAGGGGATTGCTAAATGTAGCGAAATAAATACCTACGCAAACCGCTACGATCATCACCAATACATCCATTTTTTCTTTATTCATTTTTTAGCCTCCACTTGGTTTGTATGCAAAGTCCGGTGAAAACCTGATCAACAACGACTACCTTTTCGTTTCGATCAGAACCCAGTATCTGCGTTTTGTCTGGGCTCAATGGCAGGAACAGTGCCAACTTCGCCACAGTCTGCAGGGAAATTATATTTATTGTCGTAACCAACTGTTATAAAAGAGTTTATTTGTCACAGACAAATGGCGCGCCGCCTATGTCCGCGCAAAAAATCAGCGACACAGGCCAAACCAATTGATCAAGATGTTAAAGCTGAACTGAACAAACTGAACAAGCTGTTCAATACGGTTATGAAAGGAGATTGAAATTGGACACAGAATAGAAAATGCGCTGCGTCTCCGCAGCGCATTTAGTGTTAGCGGGAATTTTTACCGGCAGTATAGGCCGCCAATAAGGCGGCCTGTAACTGCGGCTGGGCACTCAATGATTCAATACCCATGTGCTGCTTTGCAATTGCATCGAGCAACTGCAAATATTGCTGATCACGCCAGGCTTGTTCAAACCCGGCGATGTCAAAATAGCCATCGTGGAAAAAATCCCCGGCCAAACCTTCGGCATCACTGAACAAAATTTCTTCTTCAAGCATGACTTCATACTCGTAAGAATACAGATCAATGTGGTTGGCTATCGCTATAGAGCTGTACAACTCTGTCGACAGTGCATCATTGAGGCGCATTATTTCGTCCAGATCGAGTGCCAGGCGTGGTTGATACTCAATACCCTTGAAGTAGAAATGCACGCTCACTGTAATTTTGTTCGCCATGATGCACCTATTTGGTTAAGGCCATGAACAATGCCGGTAACTTTTCTGGCAAACGCTCAACACGATCAATGACCGTGTATTGCTGACCAAAAATGTCTTTCACATAATCATCGGCCCGAGGGTCCAGATTGATACAGTAGGTGAAAATACCTTTTTGATCCAGTTCCTGAACCGCTTTGTGCGAATCCTGGATCAATAGCTTTTCGTCGTTGCTATCAATGTCTGCGGGCTCACCATCCGTCAGCACCAGTAGCAATTTTTTATCGGCTTTGCGTGCTTCCAGATAATGGGCTGCATGACGCATGGCAGCGCCCATTCGCGTTGAATAGGCTGCTTCCATTGCCGCCAGACGCCCTTTAACCGTATCGTCCCAATGCTCGCTGAAGCCTTTGATGTGCATGTATCGCACTTCGTGGCGTGAATTTGAATTAAAACCAGCAATAGCAAACTCATCGCCCAAGGCTTCAACAGCCCATGAGGTAAGTGCAACCGCTTCCTGGCTCAATTCCAAAATCGTTTGGTTGCTGCCCGGGGCAACTTCGTTGAGCGAGGCTGACAAATCCAGCAGCAACAACACTGCAATACTGCGATCATTGTG harbors:
- a CDS encoding cytochrome b/b6, which produces MKKVVSWIDQRFPLTHFVKHSLTEYPTPKNLNYWWNFGSIAGLVLMIQLVTGIFLAMHYKADVLLAFDSVEHIMRDVNYGWLIRFMHSTGASAFFAVIFLHMARTLYYGSYRRPRELMWWTGQGLLILLMATAFMGYLLPWGQMSYWGAQVITSLFGTVPFMGDELVTWLRGDFVVGDATLTRFFSMHYLLPFVITGAVVIHVVALHHVRSSNPTGVDLPAKDNIPLHPYFTIKDLFGYGVFFIIFSWFVFYNPNMFIEPDNYIPANPLQTPVHIVPEWYFLPFYAILRAVPDLLGGVIAMAISVGIFAAMPYLDRSRIPGGARYRPIYRIMFYVFVLDVLVLGYVGAKPPEGVLIPVGQVATFIYFAVFVLLPFGAKHEERWVRSRGLPAAVEEMIKKEEAEIAARDAKKRGKK
- the petA gene encoding ubiquinol-cytochrome c reductase iron-sulfur subunit yields the protein MSDQIELENPERRDFIATAATVVTGVGVATACWPFISSMNPSSDVLSKATTEASLKGIRPGEVKTVEWQGKPVFILRRTEKQIAEMEQSGSEKDPQADKDRVINPDWLVVVGLCTHLGCVPSRKPDGWMCPCHGSVYDNSGRVLKGPAPQNLIVPKYEFISEDKIIIGKTSA
- a CDS encoding cytochrome c — translated: MLLRQKIALLGMTISMTAFALPAVAAEQSEAAAKAELCFGCHGEDGISLSPSIPNLRGQKSEYLLNTISDFKRGHRQNSMMQAIIAGVPDEDVKVIVDYYSNLK